In Archocentrus centrarchus isolate MPI-CPG fArcCen1 chromosome 21, fArcCen1, whole genome shotgun sequence, the following are encoded in one genomic region:
- the rprma gene encoding protein reprimo A, producing the protein MNNTGFNQTESGLFNKTEEVFCCNFSSVVTDNGFVAAAPDERSLFIMRVVQIAVMCVLSLTVVFGIFFLGCNLLIKSEGMINFLVTDRRPSKEAEAVIVGAY; encoded by the coding sequence ATGAATAACACCGGCTTCAACCAAACAGAGAGCGGGCTATTCAACAAGACAGAGGAGGTTTTTTGCTGCAACTTTTCATCCGTGGTGACTGATAATGGCTTTGTGGCAGCCGCTCCGGATGAGAGGAGCCTCTTCATCATGAGGGTGGTCCAGATAGCCGTCATGTGCGTTTTATCCCTCACGGTGGTGTTTGGTATATTTTTCTTAGGCTGCAACCTCCTCATAAAATCAGAGGGGATGATTAACTTTTTGGTAACAGACAGAAGACCGTCAAAAGAAGCGGAAGCAGTTATTGTTGGAGCCTACTAA